From the genome of Acetobacteroides hydrogenigenes, one region includes:
- a CDS encoding SIMPL domain-containing protein: protein MKRILIVLFVTFSLGAFAQEQEIKQRFIEVVGNSKMEVAPDIAYFSLLLVDNPKENINVEKQEVEISKILKKYGVPSENLTIDKLSGIRQKVSFWGTKDVVNRKSYLLKLTNLAVSDKIIEELSALKITSISLYKVENSQIETHKLTACELASKNAKEKAASFCKGMGVAALAPLAIYEQNLFVSGEENEYQPRLYMAKAMEDSAVGGEQEEPQQAFKNIVIKCTVRAKIEIK, encoded by the coding sequence ATGAAGAGAATACTAATTGTACTATTCGTCACCTTTAGCCTTGGAGCATTCGCTCAAGAACAAGAAATTAAGCAACGCTTCATCGAAGTAGTAGGCAACTCGAAGATGGAGGTAGCTCCTGACATCGCCTACTTCTCGCTGCTACTAGTCGATAATCCCAAAGAAAACATCAACGTCGAAAAGCAGGAGGTTGAGATTTCCAAGATTCTAAAGAAGTACGGCGTCCCCTCCGAAAACCTCACCATCGATAAGCTAAGCGGCATTCGCCAAAAAGTGAGCTTCTGGGGCACCAAAGATGTGGTAAACCGCAAGTCGTACCTCCTAAAACTTACCAATCTGGCCGTATCGGATAAGATCATCGAAGAGCTATCGGCCTTAAAAATAACCTCCATCAGTTTGTACAAGGTGGAGAATAGCCAAATAGAAACCCACAAGCTAACCGCCTGCGAGCTGGCCTCGAAGAACGCCAAGGAGAAGGCTGCATCCTTCTGCAAGGGAATGGGAGTTGCTGCCCTGGCCCCCCTAGCCATTTACGAGCAGAACCTTTTTGTTTCGGGCGAAGAGAACGAGTACCAGCCCCGCCTGTACATGGCCAAGGCGATGGAAGATAGCGCCGTTGGCGGAGAGCAGGAAGAGCCCCAGCAGGCATTTAAGAACATCGTTATTAAGTGTACGGTAAGAGCCAAAATTGAGATAAAATAG